TTGATGAAGTGCTTACGCATCTTGCCCGAGATGTGAGCGAGCACGGTGTGCCCATTGTCGAGCTGCACACGGAACATGGTGTTGGGCAGCGCTTCGAGCACGACCCCTTCCATCTCCAGGGTATCTTCCTTGACGGTGCCTCGGGTCATCTTGCCACCTCCTGCCATGGGACTCGCCTCCCTAGCTTAGGGCAGCCCAACGCTTGCTCGTTCGTCTCGAATAGAGAAGAAGCTCGGCGGATTTGCAACGCATGCGGCCCACGGTGTATGATCGAGGCA
The DNA window shown above is from bacterium and carries:
- the infA gene encoding translation initiation factor IF-1; this encodes MTRGTVKEDTLEMEGVVLEALPNTMFRVQLDNGHTVLAHISGKMRKHFIKILMGDKVKVELSPYDLTRGRITYRHRK